In the genome of Sciurus carolinensis chromosome 3, mSciCar1.2, whole genome shotgun sequence, one region contains:
- the LOC124980913 gene encoding LOW QUALITY PROTEIN: protein canopy homolog 3-like (The sequence of the model RefSeq protein was modified relative to this genomic sequence to represent the inferred CDS: inserted 1 base in 1 codon), whose product MSETFETLHNLVHKGVKVVMDIPCELWNETSAEVADLKKQCDVLVEEFEEVIEDWYGNHQEEDLTEFLCANHVLKGKDTSCXAERWSGKKGDTAALGGKKSKKKSSRAKASGSRSSSSKQRKELGDLEGDPSPEEEEGIQKSSPLPHSHPDEL is encoded by the exons ATGTCGGAGACTTTTGAGACACTGCACAACCTGGTACACAAAGGGGTCAAGGTGGTGATGGACATCCCCTGTGAGCTGTGGAATGAGACTTCTGCCGAGGTCGCTGACCTCAAGAAGCAGTGTGATGTGCTAGTGGAGGAGTTTGAGGAGGTGATCGAAGATTGGTACGGGAACCACCAGGAGGAGGACCTGACTGAATTCCTCTGCGCCAACCATGTGCTGAAGGGAAAGGACACCAGTT CGGCAGAACGGTGGTCTGGCAAGAAGGGGGACACAGCTGCCCTGGGAGGGAAAAAGTCCAAGAAGAAGAGCAGCAGGGCCAAGGCTTcaggcagcaggagcagcagcagcaagcagaggaaGGAGTTGGGGGACCTTGAGGGAGACCCCAGCCCCGAGGAAGAAGAGGGCATCCAGAAATCATCTCCCCTCCCGCACAGCCACCCTGATGAGCTTTGA